GCGGTCGGTTCGTGCAACTCACGATTTTGTTTCCGGTGAAGACATAGAATATTTCAAATCATTGGTCCAGAATATCGATTTTAACTCGTTCCAAGTGTATTGTTGTCTTCAAAAGAATCAGATAGTCGTCGGTTTTATCGGAGTGGATGAGCATAGAATCGAAATGTTTTTTTTGGAACCGGATTTTATCGGAAAGGGAATCGGCAAACTCTTGATCGAATTCGCGCTTTCTGAATTGGGTGTCACCGAAGTAGACGTGAACGAACAGAATGTGAATGCGGTGAAATTTTATTCTAAATTCGGCTTTCGAACGTATGATAGAACTGAATTGGATCCGGAAGGAAAAAAGTATCCGATTCTGAAAATGAGACTTTCTCTTTTTTGAGGATGTTCCTTAAAACTCGGGGACGAGCGCGATTATTTTTGATCCACAGTATTCAAAATAAAAATTCATATCGAAAACGATTCATCGTTTTGTCTTTTCAAGAATTTCAATCTGAAATCGATTCCCGCAAGATTTTAAATCCGATTTCATTTTTGAGAACTGCTCCTCGTCGCTTGAAAGATCGTTTCAACGATTTCCGATTTATTCCCGAGGCTTTTGGCTTTTTTTGCGTATCGAGCGGCGGAGGACGAATTCCCTAACTTCCAGAAAATTTCAGCAATGTTCGCCGGATAAATGGATTCCTCCGGGGACAACTTCTCTGCTTTCTGAAAGAATTGGATTGATTCTTCCAGTTTTCCTGTTTCGTCTAACGCACAACCGATCAGGTTATAAAGCCTGCTTCTGCCTGCAGAATCACCTGAGGCGGCAAGGAGTAGGTTTTTTTCCGCACGTTTCATTCCCTCTTTCGGCGAACCGGATTTTAACCAATGAAGTCTCGCATCCAAAAAAAGCGCCTCCGCGTCTTCCGGATATTCCGAAAAGATTGAACTCAACATTTCCTCGACTTTCGAATATTCTTTTTTCTTAATAAGTTCCCAACCTTGAACAAGTCGGTCTACGATTTTTTGATGTCGTATTTTATGAATGTCTTGCTCAGAAAAAAATCCATCGGTCGACGAAAGGACAAATTCGTGGATCTGAATTACAAGTTTGGAAATTGTCTCCATCGCGTTTGGATTCTGTTTGAGTTTAGCCGAAAGAGGATCGTTGACTACGGTAAGAGCCCAATTTTTTGCGGT
This genomic interval from Leptospira stimsonii contains the following:
- a CDS encoding GNAT family N-acetyltransferase, with translation MAPNNQKPEEVEQIGFEIRPYEEKYREQMILLWERSVRATHDFVSGEDIEYFKSLVQNIDFNSFQVYCCLQKNQIVVGFIGVDEHRIEMFFLEPDFIGKGIGKLLIEFALSELGVTEVDVNEQNVNAVKFYSKFGFRTYDRTELDPEGKKYPILKMRLSLF